A DNA window from Linepithema humile isolate Giens D197 chromosome 6, Lhum_UNIL_v1.0, whole genome shotgun sequence contains the following coding sequences:
- the Ufd4 gene encoding E3 ubiquitin-protein ligase HECTD1 isoform X4 produces MADVDPETLLEWLSMGQGDERDMQLIALEQLCMLLLMSDNVDRCFECCPPRTFLPALCRIFLDEMVPDSVLEVTARAITYYLDVSAECTRRVVAMEGAVKAICSRLSGAGLGSRASRDLAEQCIKVLELVCAREAGAVFEAGGLPCALCFIREHGARVHRDTLHSAMAVVTRLCGKVEPQDKALPDCVEALSVLLRHEDAHVADGALRCFASLADRFSRRGTDPAPLASNGLVSELLYRLSNAAGPSTSTTATCSNPKTPPPSNTANTMPAPEPKSCASVSTIISLLSTLCRGSPSITHDLLRSELPDAIEKALKGDERCALDSMRLVDLLLVLLFEGRSALGRSTTGGSSGPLLPRLRRLDSAGEKSHRQLIDCIRSKDTDALIEAIDSGGIEVNFMDDVGQTLLNWASAFGTQEMVEFLCDRGADVNKGQRSSSLHYAACFGRPAIAKVLLRHGANPDLRDEDGKTPLDKARERVDEGHREVAAILQSPGEWMLPPNQEHRKLETEAEEFTEPKGDPEMAPVYLKRLLPVFCATFQSTMLPSVRKASLSLIRKMVHYIQPELLIETCGSDKTGGCGAMLVEVIANVLDNEEDEDGHLVVLQMIQDLMIKGKDEFLEHFARLGVFSKVAALAGPQETTSEPETELNQTGEEQRMEDAKELLIGRAYHWRDWCICRGRDCLYIWSDAAALELSNGSNGWFRFILDGKLATMYSSGSPEGGTDTSGKGRNTESLTTEENRGEFLEKLQRARSQLKVNFVSQPVLTRPGTTRLVVGNWALSSRKESELCIHNSDGQQQATILREDLPGFIFESNRGTKHSFTAETSLGPEFAAGWTGKRGKRLRSKIEAIKQKVKVQAQEIYECYFKAAQAQPRGVVAKLGTIVSQIEKASQKQQSGNREWRNILQTALEQLKVLLNEEGRVSAYELHSSGLVQALLALLAAPPGPSPPTLRTIKLRMQRITVFKSCFHTKDTNKEHNSAKILVHKLVSVLESIEKLPVYLYDTPGSGYGLQILTRKLRFRLEKASGESALIDRSGRSLKMEPLSTIQQLENHLLKMVAKQWHDHDRSTFTFVKKLKEENRITFKYQHDFDENGLLYWIGTNAKTCSEWVNPAQYGLVVVTSSDGRNLPYGHLEDILSRDPSALNCHTNDDKRAWFSIDLGVWVIPNAYTLRHARGYGRSALRNWMFQASKDGITWVTLYAHVDDCSLNEPGSTATWTLEPPNEEAQGWRHLRLQQIGKNASAQTHYLSVSGFEVYGEVTGVCEDLGRAAKEAEAGVRKQRRFIKTQVLKHLVAGVRVARGLDWKWRDQDGVPPGEGTVTGELHNGWIDVTWDHGGSNSYRMGAEGKYDLRLVGTGLETDNTAKCKSSGGVLTGRKSSSTPSLPDCTDTAMRGSVASTDQAASADNLAAKQAAESIAESVLSVARAEAVVAVTGESGANSTSELSVVLHPRPDTTVSDLATIVESLALNTDCPVNSNSNRASSSKPLFATVRGNKASGGLLSLETAEVLDRMREGADRLRNNTNSFLNGELLGLVPVRISVSGESDENSLRIKSVPRHHPTGITDVAKDCTREKEASSSTQNATGDCPVVVTNPMSVSVPNLACSDANNTLEPTAATGLLETFAAMARRRTLGPTGGQHLTSNSNTSSNTRGPNSVSSLVRLALSPNFPGGLLSTAQSYPSLTSSGQVAGSGVTTTTGPGLGQALTMSLTSTSSDSEQVSLEDFLESCGGVATSSTGGGRTTGGHTLLTELEDDEDGVLEEEEDNEENDQDEEDEENEEEGDGCEGEYEEVMVSRNLLAAFMEEEVPQNSKRRAWDDEFVLKRQFSALIPAFDPRPGRTNINQTTDLEVPPPGSEAQINSRIGSLPMPRLSLSLKGPGFPGISDVEIPLSDPHASIFQAVQELMQLTELGSRQEKLKRIWEPTYTIIYKEARDEESSGRATPIVTLYSRNSAQNANACTVEDVLQLLRHVFVLGTIRDDDTLLEQEEPNETTYWLHPDDFTSKKITNKIIQQIQDPLALAAGALPNWCEELARSCPFLLPFETRRLYFSCTAFGASRSIVWLQTQRDAILERQRAPGLSPRRDDSHEFRVGRLKHERVSVPRGEKLLDWAEQVLKMHASRKSILEVAFVGEEGTGLGPTLEFFALVAAELQRKDLGLWLCDDASDDDNTQILSDESCISGEKIRPAGYYVTRASGLFPAPLPQDSAACDRAVRYFWFLGVFLAKVLQDNRLVDLPLSRPFLKLMCRGDISNNVNEKIGLTGVTQESMSSSMSSSFISEEGEIDATCSSLESSPWYADLLNIDDLAEVDPIRGEFLKEIQNAITKRDRTFSDGLNSADEETSLYITYPSGTSVVIEDLALSMTYSPSSTVFQHDQAELVEGGSDIAVTKENAREYINLTVNYCLNQGICRQLEAFKSGFSKVFPMEKLHVFSPEEMRAMLCGEQNPQWTREDLLNYTEPKLGYTKESPGFQRFVNVLLSLTGSERKAFLQFATGCSALPPGGLCNLYPRLTIVRKVDAGSGGYPSVNTCVHYLKLPEYPTEEILKERLLAATRERGFHLN; encoded by the exons atgGCGGATGTCGATCCGGAAACTTTATTGGAATGGCTCAGTATGGGACAAGGAGACGAAAGAGACATGCAATTAATTGCATTAGAGCAATTATGTATGCTGTTACTTATGTCTGATAATGTTGACCGCTGCTTTGAATg TTGCCCTCCGCGCACATTTCTTCCAGCACTTTGCAGAATCTTTTTGGACGAAATGGTACCGGACAGTGTGCTGGAAGTGACTGCTCGTGCTATCACATATTACTTGGATGTTTCTGCAGAATGTACACGCAGAGTGGTTGCTATGGAAGGTGCTGTGAAAGCGATTTGCAGTCGTCTTTCTGGCGCTGGTCTGGGTTCCAGAGCCAGTCGAGACTTGGCAGAGCAATGTATAAAG GTATTAGAGCTCGTATGCGCGAGAGAAGCAGGTGCTGTGTTCGAAGCTGGTGGTCTCCCTTGTGCGTTGTGCTTTATCCGTGAGCACGGAGCACGTGTGCATCGGGATACATTACACTCAGCTATGGCAGTCGTTACTCGATTATGCGGCAAAGTTGAACCCCAAGATAAGGCTTTACCCGATTGCGTCGAGGCTCTTTCGGTGTTACTCAGACACGAAGATGCGCATGTTGCGGATGGGGCACTTCGTTGCTTCGCATCGCTGGCGGATAGGTTTTCACGAAGGGGAACTGATCCTGCGCCATTAGCGTCGAATGGATTAGTTTCTGAACTATTATATAG GTTGTCAAATGCAGCAGGACCTAGTACATCTACTACAGCAACATGCAGCAATCCCAAAACGCCTCCACCGTCCAATACCGCCAACACGATGCCAGCTCCAGAACCAAAATCCTGCGCTTCAGTTTCGACCATAATTAGTCTTTTATCGACACTTTGCAGAGGATCTCCGTCGATTACGCACGATCTCTTACGTTCGGAGTTACCAGATGCGATAGAAAAGGCACTAAAAGGAGACGAGCGATGCGCTCTTGATTCCATGAGACTGGTCGACCTTCTATTAGTCTTACTGTTCGAAGGAAGATCGGCGTTAGGTCGTAGCACTACCGGTGGTTCGTCTGGTCCCTTGTTACCAAGACTGAGACGTCTGGACAGCGCTGGAGAGAAATCGCATAGACAATTAATCGATTGCATACGCTCGAAAGATACGGATGCGTTAATAGAGGCGATCGATTCAGGTGGGATTGAAGTTAACTTTATGGATGATGTTGGGCAAACGCTGCTTAATTGGGCCTCAGCATTCGGCACGCAAGAGATGGTCGAATTTCTATGCGATAGAGGAGCGGATGTTAATAAAGGTCAACGATCGTCCAGTCTACATTATGCGGCTTGCTTTGGAAGACCCGCCATTGCCAAAGTCTTGCTTAGACATGGTGCAAATCCTGATCTGCGGGACGAGGACGGTAAAACGCCTCTGGATAAAGCCAGAGAGCGCGTCGACGAAGGGCATAGAGAGGTTGCGGCCATTTTGCAATCGCCCGGAGAATGGATGTTACCACCGAATCAAGAACATAGGAAACTTGAAACCGAAGCGGAAGAATTTACAGAACCTAAGGGAGATCCTGAAATGGCGCCTGTTTATCTCAAAAGATTACTACCGGTGTTTTGTGCAACCTTTCAGTCAACCATGTTACCGAGCGTTAGAAAAGCGAGTTTAAGCTTGATTAGAAAAATGGTGCATTACATTCAGCCAGAATTACTTATAGAAACTTGTGGATCTGATAAAACGGGAGGATGTGGAGCTATGCTTGTAGAAGTAATCGCCAATGTTTTAGATAATGAG GAAGATGAGGATGGTCATTTGGTCGTTCTACAAATGATACAGGATCTGATGATTAAAGGCAAAGATGAATTCTTAGAACATTTTGCGCGTTTGGGAGTATTTTCGAAAGTTGCCGCTTTGGCTGGACCACAAGAAACCACATCCGAACCAGAAACCGAATTAAATCAAACGGGAGAGGAACAAAGAATGGAAGACGCGAAGGAATTACTAATAGGAAGAGCATATCACTGGAGAGACTGGTGCATATGCAGGGGACGTGATTGTTTGTACATCTGGTCGGACGCGGCGGCTTTGGAGCTATCAAATGGAAGTAACGGATGGTTTAGATTTATCCTCGACGGCAAACTGGCGACCATGTATTCCAGCGGGAGCCCGGAAGGCGGGACGGACACGTCGG GAAAGGGGAGGAACACAGAATCGCTTACCACTGAAG AAAATCGTGGTGAATTTCTGGAGAAACTGCAAAGAGCACGTAGTCAGTTAAAAGTGAACTTTGTAAGTCAGCCTGTGCTTACTCGGCCTGGTACTACGCGGCTGGTCGTAGGAAATTGGGCGTTATCAAGCAGAAAGGAAAGCGAATTGTGTATACATAATAGCGATGGCCAACAACAAGCAACCATTTTAAGAGAGGATCTACCAGGCTTTATCTTTGAATCAAATAGAGGCACCAAACATTCTTTCACGGCAGAAACAAGTTTag gcCCAGAATTTGCAGCGGGTTGGACTGGCAAAAGAGGGAAAAGATTACGATCAAAAATTGAAGCGATTAAACAAAAGGTCAAAGTACAAGCGCAAGAGATATACGAGTGTTACTTTAAAGCAGCTCAAGCGCAACCACGCGGCGTAGTCGCTAAACTTGGTACCATTGTTAGTCAAATAGAGAAAGCATCACAGAAGCAACAGTCTGGGAATCGCGAGTGGcgtaatatattacaaacCGCATTAGAGCAACTTAAGGTATTGTTGAACGAAGAAGGTCGGGTGTCCGCGTACGAATTGCACTCCAGTGGCCTCGTACAAGCGTTGCTCGCTTTATTGGCCGCACCTCCTGGACCCTCGCCTCCGACATTGAGGACGATTAAACTCAGAATGCAGAGGATAACTGTATTTAAAAGCTGCTTTCATACAAAAGACACGAATAAGGAACATAATTCAGCTAAAATTTTAGTCCATAAATTAGTTTCAGTGCTAGAATCAATAGAGAAATTACCAGTTTATCTATATGACACACCCGGATCAGGCTACGGCTTACAG ATTTTGACGAGAAAATTACGTTTTCGACTGGAGAAAGCGTCTGGCGAGAGCGCGCTGATAGATCGATCTGGTCGCAGCTTAAAAATGGAACCGTTGAGCACGATACAGCAATTGGAGAATCATTTGTTAAAAATGGTAGCCAAGCAATGGCACGATCACGACAGATCTACATTTacatttgtgaaaaaattgaagGAGGAAAATAGAATAACGTTTAAGTATCAGCATGATTTCGACGAGAACGGATTGTTGTATTGGATCGGGACAAACGCTAAGACTTGTTCGGAGTGGGTGAACCCGGCTCAATACGGTCTAGTTGTCGTGACATCGAGCGATGGAAGGAATCTACCATACGGTCATCTCGAGGATATACTTAGTCGTGATCCATCGGCGTTAAACTGCCACACTAATGACGACAAGCGTGCCTGGTTCTCGATAGATCTCGGAGTGTGGGTTATTCCAAACGCGTATACCTTAAGACACGCGAGAGGTTATGGCAGAAGCGCATTGAGGAATTGGATGTTTCAAGCGTCGAAGGACGGCATCACGTGGGTGACACTGTACGCCCATGTGGATGATTGCTCTCTAAATGAGCCAGGCAGCACGGCTACCTGGACATTAGAGCCTCCAAACGAAGAAGCACAAGGCTGGCGACATTTGCGTTTACAGCAAATTGGAAAGAACGCTTCAGCGCAAACGCATTATCTATCCGTGTCTGGTTTTGAGGTCTACGGCGAGGTAACCGGCGTGTGCGAAGACTTGGGTCGCGCGGCTAAGGAAGCCGAGGCCGGCGTGCGAAAGCAGAGAAGATTCATCAAAACGCAAGTTCTCAAGCATTTGGTCGCGGGAGTTAGAGTTGCCAGAGGTCTGGACTGGAAGTGGAGAGATCAGGACGGTGTGCCACCAG GTGAAGGCACAGTAACGGGAGAGTTGCATAATGGATGGATAGATGTAACATGGGATCACGGTGGCTCTAACTCGTACAGAATGGGCGCGGAAGGAAAGTATGATCTCAGATTAGTCGGCACTGGTCTGGAAACGGATAATACGGCGAAGTGTAAAAGTAGCGGAGGAGTTTTAACTGGTCGAAAGTCAAGTAGTACTCCTAGTTTACCCGATTGCACCGATACCGCTATGCGTGGGTCGGTAGCTTCCACGGATCAAGCCGCGAGCGCGGACAATCTAGCGGCAAAG cAAGCTGCCGAGTCGATAGCCGAGAGTGTGTTGTCGGTAGCCCGTGCCGAGGCGGTGGTCGCTGTAACTGGTGAGAGTGGGGCGAACTCAACGAGTGAACTTTCCGTTGTATTGCATCCCAGACCGGACACAACCGTTAGCGATCTAGCTACTATCGTCGAGAGCCTCGCCCTCAACACAGATTGCCCAGTTAACAGTAATAGCAATCGAGCGTCTAGCTCGAAACCTCTTTTCGCCACTGTAAGAGGAAACAAG GCTAGTGGAGGCTTACTGAGCTTAGAAACAGCTGAAGTTCTGGATCGCATGCGAGAGGGTGCCGACAGATTGCGGAACAATACCAATAGTTTTCTGAACGGCGAGCTACTTGGCTTAGTTCCGGTTAGGATCAGTGTTTCTGGCGAGTCGGACGAAAACTCATTAAGAATTAAATCCGTACCAAGACATCATCCTACTGGAATCACAGATG TTGCTAAAGACTGTACTCGAGAGAAAGAAGCTAGCTCATCTACGCAAAATGCAACGGGCGATTGTCCTGTTGTGGTTACCAATCCCATGTCAGTATCTGTGCCTAATCTCGCTTGTTCCGATGCTAACAACACCTTGGAACCAACAGCTGCTACTGGTTTATTGGAAACTTTCGCTGCAATGGCACGGAGACGAACGTTAG gACCTACGGGTGGACAGCATCTCACTTCAAATTCTAATACGAGTTCGAATACACGAGGACCGAATTCTGTATCTAGTCTCGTACGATTGGCACTTAGTCCTAATTTTCCTGGTGGATTACTTAGTACTGCGCAAAGTTATCCAAGTCTGACGAGTAGCGGACAAGTGGCTGGTAGCGGCGTTACTACGACAACTGGGCCAGGCTTAGGACAAGCGCTTACGATGTCTCTGACTAGTACAAGTAGCGATAGCGAGCAA GTTAGTCTCGAAGATTTCTTAGAATCTTGCGGAGGTGTAGCAACCTCTAGCACTGGCGGAGGCCGAACCACAGGCGGACATACGCTTTTGACTGAATTAGAGGATGACGAAGACGGTGTTttggaagaagaagaagataacGAAGAAAATGATCAAGAT gAAGAAGATGAGGAAAATGAAGAAGAAGGTGATGGTTGTGAAGGTGAATACGAAGAAGTAATGGTAAGCCGCAATCTTTTAGCGGCATTTATGGAGGAAGAAGTACCACAGAATAGTAAAAGACGTGCATGGGACGATGAATTTGTATTGAAGCGTCAGTTTTCCGCTCTCATTCCTGCTTTCGATCCACGTCCTGGCCGGACGAATATCAATCAA ACAACGGACTTGGAAGTTCCTCCTCCCGGAAGCGAAGCGCAAATTAATAGTCGCATAGGATCGCTACCAATGCCTAGACTTTCTTTATCATTGAAAGGGCCAGGATTTCCAGGAATATCCGACGTCGAGATACCGCTTTCGGATCCGCACGCTAGTATTTTCCAAGCGGTTCAggaattaatgcaattaacTGAATTGGGCAGCCgccaagaaaaattaaaaaggataTGGGAACCTACTTACAC CATAATATACAAGGAAGCCAGAGACGAGGAATCATCCGGTAGAGCGACACCGATCGTGACACTGTACTCTCGTAACTCTGCGCAGAATGCAAATGCGTGTACTGTGGAGGATGTCTTGCAGCTTCTGAGACACGTGTTTGTTTTGGGCACTATTCGAGATGATGACACTTTGTTGGAACAGGAAGAACCAAACGAAACAACCTACTGGCTTCATCCGGATGATTTTACGTCCAAGAAAATTACGAACAAAATCATACAGCAGATTCAGGATCCACTGGCTCTGGCCGCCGGTGCATTGCCCAATTGGTGCGAAGAACTCGCGCGAAGCTGTCCATTTTTGTTACCTTTCGAAACTAGACGACTCTACTTCAGTTGCACCGCTTTCGGTGCGTCACGGTCTATTGTATGGTTGCAAACGCAGCGCGACGCAATTCTGGAAAGGCAAAGAGCACCGGGTTTGAGTCCACGACGTGACGACAGTCATGAATTCCGTGTCGGGAGACTTAAGCATGAAAGAGTCAGCGTACCTAGAGGGGAAAAGTTGCTAGACTGGGCGGAACAAGTGTTGAAG ATGCACGCAAGTCGCAAGAGTATACTCGAAGTGGCGTTTGTGGGAGAAGAAGGTACCGGTCTGGGACCTACTTTGGAATTCTTCGCATTGGTCGCAGCGGAATTACAGCGTAAAGATTTGGGGCTTTGGCTATGCGACGACGCCTCAGACGATGATAATACGCAGATCTTGAGCGACGAGTCCTGTATTTCCGGAGAGAAGATCCGGCCTGCGGGATATTACGTAACACGAGCCAGCGGTCTGTTCCCAGCTCCGTTGCCGCAAGATTCAGCAGCTTGCGATCGCGCTGTTCGATATTTTTGGTTCCTAGGAGTCTTCTTGGCAAAGGTTCTCCAAGATAATAGATTAGTAGATCTACCACTGTCCCGTccattcttaaaattaatgtgcCGCGGTGATATATCAAACAATGTCAACGAGAAAATCGGTCTTACCGGCGTTACGCAAGAAAGCATGTCGTCCAGCATGTCGAGCAGCTTTATATCGGAGGAAGGCGAGATCGATGCCACATGCTCTTCGCTGGAATCTTCTCCATGGTATGCTGATCTATTAAACATAGACGATCTCGCCGAGGTGGATCCCATAAGAGGagagtttttaaaagaaatacaaaacgCAATTACTAAACGTGATAGAACTTTTTCTGATGGTCTAAATTCTGCCGATGAGGAAACGTCATTATACATCACTTATCCGTCGGGCACTTCTGTAGTTATCGAAGATTTGGCATTAAGCATGACATATTCGCCGAGCTCGACAGTTTTCCAACACGATCAAGCGGAATTGGTGGAAGGTGGCTCTGATATAGCAGTGACGAAAGAAAATGCAAGAGAATATATTAATCTTACGGTCAATTATTGTCTCAATCAAGGAATTTGTAGACAACTTGAAGCATTCAAGTCAGGTTTCTCGAAAGTTTTTCCGATGGAAAAACTCCACGTTTTCAGTCCAGAGGAAATGAGAGCTATGCTTTGTGGTGAACAGAATCCGCAGTGGACGAGAGAAGATTTACTCAATTACACTGAGCCAAAACTGGGATACACAAAAGAAAG tcCTGGTTTCCAAAGATTTGTCAACGTGCTATTGTCATTGACCGGTTCTGAAAGAAAAGCattcttacaatttgctaCTGGATGTTCAGCTCTACCTCCAGGAGGTTTATGTAATCTATATCCTAGATTGACTATCGTGCGGAAAGTGGACGCTGGCTCTGGCGGTTATCCTTCAGTTAATACCTGTGTTCATTACTTAAAATTACCAGAATATCCTACCGAAGAAATTCTAAAGGAACGGCTACTTGCTGCTACCCGTGAAAGAGGATTTCATTTGAATTAA